The region GCTGCCGCCGGCCGTGGAGGTCGTGCTCTTCCGCACCGCCCAGGAGGGCCTGGCCAACATCGCCAAGCACGCCGCCGCCTCCCGGGCCGGCCTGACGCTCTCCTACACGCACGAGGTGGTCATGCTCGACGTGCTCGACGACGGCGCCGGCTTCGACACCGCGCCCGGCGGCGACAGCTACGGCCTGACCGCCATGCGGCAGCGGCTGCGCCAGGTCGGCGGGACGCTGGAGATCGAGAGCAGCCCGGGCGACGGCACCGCCCTGAGCGCCAGCGTCCCGGCGACCACTGCGGAGACAGCCGCCACGGGAACGGCGACCGCCGGAACGACCGCCGCGGGAGCAGCCACCGCCGTAGCGGCCACCGCGGGAGCGGCCACGCCTCCACCTGGCGCCCGGCCTGCGGAAACCGCGACCCCGGCCCTCGGTCCGCTCCCGGCCGCGGGGGAGAATGCCGTGTGACCATTCGCCTGCTCATCGTCGATGACCACCCCGTCGTCCGGGACGGCCTGCGCGGCGTCTTCGACGGCGACCCGGACTTCACGGTCGCCGGTGAGGCCGCGGACGGAGCCGAGGGCGTGGACCGGGCCGTGGCGCTGGCCGTGGACGTCGTCCTGATGGACCTGCGGATGCCGCGCATGGGCGGGGTCGAGGCGATCCGGCTGCTGGCCGGGCGCGCCCCGGCGATCCGGGTCCTGGTCCTCACCACCTACGACACCGACGCCGATGTGCTGCCCGCGATCGAGGCGGGCGCGACCGGCTATCTGCTCAAGGACGCCCCGCGCGGGGAACTGGTCCGCGCGGTGCACGCCGCCCACCGCGGTGAGGCCGTCCTCGCCCCGACCGTGGCCAGCAGGATCCTCGGCCACGTCCGCGCCCCGGCCGCCGCCCCCGCCGCGCCGGAGACGACCCCCACCGACCGCGAGCTGGAGGTCCTGCGCCTGGTCGCCGCGGGCACCACCAACAAGGAGGCCGCCCGCCGGCTGTTCATCAGCGAGGCCACCGTCAAGACGCACCTGCTGCACCTGTACGCCAAGCTGGGGGTACGCGACCGCGCCGCAGCGGTGGCCGCCGCGTACAAGGCGGGCCTGCTCCGCTGACAGGCGCTCCCGCCGTGCGTGGGCGATGATGGAGGGGACCTGCAGCCCAGGCCGGGAGGCAGCCCATGGAATATCCGGAAACGTACGAGCTGGTGTTCCACGCCGCCGCTGTCGAGGACGACGCGGTACTGGTGCACCGTACCGACCGGTCCGGCGCCGGCGGCTACCCCATCTACCAGGACGACACCGGTATCGTCCGCGCGGAGATCAGCGCGGACGGCGAGGTCCGTATGGTCGCCAGCGGCGGCCACCAGTCCCCGGACGTGCCCCTCGTGGTGCGCTCCGTCCCGCGCTGACCGCGCTCGGCCCGTTCCCCCGCCCACCGCTCAGCCCGCACCGCCCGGCCCCGCGCCGTCGATCAGTACGGCGCGGTCCCGGGCGGCGATCACCGCGGCCGACAGGCTCTCGATGTCGTACGCCCCGTGGTGCCGCCGGCCGTTGATGAAGAAGGTCGGTGTGCCCGACACCCCGCTCAGGTCCGCCGATTCCACGTCCACCTCCACCCGGGCCGCGCCCCTTCGGGCGCGCAACGCCTCGTGGAAGGCGCCGACGTCGAGTTCCAGCTCCCGCGCGTGCGACAGCAGGTCCTTGACCTGCAAGGCGTCCTGCCGGGTGATGAGCAGGTCCCGCATCTGCCAGAACGCCCCCTGTATCGCGGCGGCCTCGGACGCCTCCGCGGCGAGCTGCGCGTGCGGGTGCACGTCGGGCAGCGGCAGGTGCCGCCACACGTAGCGGATGTCGCCGAAGTCGGCGAGCAGTTCGCGTACGACCTCCTCCGCCTGACCGCAGTAGGGGCACTCGAAGTCCCCGTACTCCACCACCGTCACCGGCGCGTCCAGCGGCCCGCGTACGTGGTCGCGCTCGGGGTCCACCGGCTCCGCGAGGTCGACGACCGCCTCCGCGGTGCCCAGCAGCGCCCGCGCCTTGCGCTCCTTGGGCATCCGGGAGGTGATCAGCGCCACCAGCGAGGTGGCCAGCATCGCGAAGACCACCGCGCTGAGCACCCCGATCTTCGCCTGGTCCAGCTGCCGCCCGTCGAAGGCCAGCGTCGCGATCAGCAGCGACACCGTGAAGCCGATACCGGCGATGGCGCCGCCGCCGGCCACCGCGCCCCAGCCCACCGGCGGCCGCATCCGGCCGCCGCTCAGCTTCGTCGCCAGTACCGAGGCGCCGAAGATGCCGATCGGCTTGCCGAGGCCGTAGCCGAACAGGATGCCCAGCGTGATCGGCGAGGTGAAGGCGCTCGACAGCAGCGAGCCGTTGATCTCGATACCGGCGTTGGCCAGCGCGAACAGCGGCACGATCGCGTAGCTGGTCCACGGGTGGTACAGCCGCTGGAGCCGGTCGTTGGGCGACAGAGCGGAGGCGATGCCCTGCCGCGCCTCCCGTTCCAGCTCCGGCGTCGGCTGCTCGCGGAAGGACCGGAACAGCCCGCTGGCCCGCTCCAGCGCGTCCCGCGAGGCCGGGTAGGCGTACGACATCAGGCCCATGAGCAGGCCCACCACCACCGGGTCCACCCCCGAATGCAGGAACGCCACCCAGGCCACCACCCCCAGCAGCGCGTAGACCGGCCCGCGCCGCGAACCGGTCCTGCGTACCAGCACCGCCAGCACCAGCACGCCCACGCCGACCAGCAGCGGTGTCCACGACAGGTGGTCGCTGTAGGCGACGGCGATCACCGCGAGCGCCAGGAAGTCGTCGACCACCGCCACGGTGAGGATGAAGGTGTGCAGCCGGCGCGGGAAACGCGACCCGAGCAGCGCCAGCATGCCCAGCGCGAACGCGGTGTCGGTGGACATCGCGGTGCCCCAGCCGTGCGCGGAAGGACGGCCCGAGTTGATCGCCAGATAGATGACGATCGGCACCACCATGCCGCTGATCCCGGCCAGCAGCGGCAGCGGGATCCGCCGCCGGTCGCGCAGTTCCCCCATGTCGAACTCGCGCCGTGCCTCAAGCCCCACGACCAGGAAGAACAGCGTCATCAGCCCGCTGTTCACCCAGTCCCGCAGGTCCATGTCGATGCCGTGCGAGCCGAGCCGTACCGACAGCCGGGTCTCCCAGACCGTCGCGTAGTCGTCCGGTGCGATGTTCACCCACGCCAGCGCCGCCAGCGTCGCGGCCAGCAGCACCGCCGCGCTGCCGGTCTCGGTACGGATGTACGCCCACGGCGACGAGACCCCCGAACGGTCCCGTTCGGTCCGACCCGTCAAGGGCGTGGTGAAGCCCCGGAACATCCAGCCTCCCGCAGTTCAGGTATGACCGACACCCTGACACGTGCCGGCCGCCGCGGGCGCGTCGAACCGGCAGGTGGACACGGTTCGTTCCACCGGGAAGCCGCCGCTGTGGGGCCGCGGGGGGCTTCCTGGTGGGAGGATGGTGACAGCCGGACATGGGACGACGACGAGGGGGGCGGCCGGTGGTGGCGCGGGACGATGCTGTGATCGGCTGCACCGGCGAGCTGCTGGTCCGCACCCGCGGCGCCGAAGGGCCCGGCGAGGTCCTGGTACGGATCAGGGGCGGCACCGAGGCCTTTCTGGCCTGGTCCGACGATCCGCTGCCGAAGGGCACCACCGTGCTGGTGGTGGATTCCCGCGGCACGCGCCAGGTGGACGTGATCGAGTGGGCCGACCCGCTGGACGCCCCGGCCGGCTGAGCCGCGCAGACGAAGGAGAAGCAACAATGTTCGGTTATCGCGTACCCGCACCCGATGAGGCGATGCTGATCTCGGGCGGTCGCCGTGGACTGGGCGGTGCGCCCTTCCGGGTGGTCACCGGACACGGCAAGTTCGTGCTGCCGATCTTCCGCAAGACCCGCTTCCTGACCCTGGCGATGTGCGAGTCCGAGGTCGCGGAGACCTGCGTGACCCGGCAGGGCATCGCGCTGACGGTGAAGGCCGTCATCGCCTTCAAGGTCGGCAACGACCACGAGAGCATCGTCAACGCCGGCCAGCGCTTCCTGTCCGACCAGGACCAGATGTCGATCCTGACCGGCCGGATCTTCGCCGGCCACCTGCGCTCCATCATCGGCTCGATGACCGTCGAGGAGATCGTCACCGAACGGCAGAAGCTCGCCACCGAGGTGCTGGAGACCTCCAAGACGGAGATGGCCAAGATCGGCCTGAGCGTCGACTCGCTCCAGATCCAGTCCATCGACGACGGCGACACCGGCTACATCGACGCGATGTCGGCCCCGCACAAGGCCGCCATCCAGCGGCAGGCGCAGATCGCCCAGGCGCAGGCCACCCAGGCGTCGGTGGAGGCGCAGCAGGTCGCCGCCCGCAACCAGGCCGAGTACGCCCGGCAGACCGCCGTCGTCCAGGCCGAGTATTCGGCCCAGGTGGACCGCGCCCAGGCCCAGGCCGCGCAGGCCGGGCCGCTCGCGCAGGCGCACGCCCAGCAGGAGGTGCTCGCCGCCCAGACCGAACTGGCGCTGCGGGCCGCCGAGCTGCGCCAGCAGCAGCTGGTCGCCGAGATCGTCAAGCCCGCCGAGGCGGAGGCCGAGCGGATCCGGGTGCTGGCCGTCGCCGACGCCGAGCGGATGCGGATCCAGGCCGCGGCGGCCGCCTCGCACGACCGCGTCGCCCTCGACCGGATGATCATCGACCAGCTCCCGCAGATCGTGAAGGAGGCCGCGGCCGGCCTGTCCGGCGCGAACGTCAACGTCCTCAACGGTGCGGACGGCCTCAGCGAGATCGCCGCGGGCCTGGTCAGCCAGGGCCTGACCATCCTGGACTCGGTCCGCAAGAACCTCGGCCCCGACGGCAGCCCCACCGGTTCGCCGACCGGCGCGGTCGAGGTGCACGGCCGCCGCAAGTCCGGCGGCCAGGTCGACATCGACTGACCCGCACCTCGGAAGGGCACCTGGGGGCGCCGCGGATCCACCGGTATGCTGGACCGGCGGCAGCCCCCTTGCGGGGCAGTCGCACGGCGGTGGGGCCCGCCGTACCCGAACCACGGCGCGAGCGCCGTCAACGGTCCCTACTTGCGACGGGCACAGGTGTGCCCGTCTCCGGCGAGTAGGAGACGTACATGGCAGAGGCCCGTTCCCCCGAAGTGGACGACGAACCGGTCGACCCCGATGTCGACCTGCGCATACCCGCTCAGCGCGCCGAACTGCGCGCGGGCCAGGCACCGGTGATCGCCGTGGTGGCGCTGGGCGGTGCCATCGGCGCGAGCGCCCGCTACGGAGCCGGGCTGCTGTGGGCGACCGCGCCCGGCGCCTTCCCCTGGACGACGCTGGTGATCAACGCGGCCGGCTGCGCCGTCATCGGCGTCCTCATGGTCGTCATCACCGACGCCCGGGCGGCGCACCGCCTGGTGCGGCCGTTCTTCGGCACCGGGGTCCTCGGCGGATTCACCACCTTCTCCACCTACGCCGTGGACGTGCAGCGCCTGGTGGACCGGGGACAGGCGCGGACCGGCCTGGCGTACCTGTCGCTGACCCTGCTCACCGCGCTGGCCGCGGTCTGGGCCGCCGCCGCGCTGACCCGGCGGCTCGTCCGGTGGAGGCGGTCCGGCGTTCGCGGCGGGACCGGGAGGGCGGACCGGTGAACTGGATCCTCGTCATCGCCGGCGCCGTGGTCGGCGCCCCCCTGCGCTACCTCACCGACCGCAGGATCCAGGCCGGGCACGACACCGTCTTCCCGTGGGGGACGTTCACCGTCAACGTCGCCGGCTGCTTCATCCTGGGCCTGGTCACCGGCGCGGTGACGGCCGGCGCCGCCTCCTCCCAGGTCCAGCTGCTGGTGGGAACGGGCTTGTGCGGAGCGCTCACCACCTACTCCACCTTCTCGTACGAGACCCTGCGGCTGGCCGAGAGCGGCGCCCGCTTCTACGCGGTCGCCAATGTGGTGGGGAGCGTGGCAGCGGGGCTCGGCGCGGTCTTCACGGGGACGGCGTTCGCCCAGGCCCTCTGGGCGTAGCGCCCCGCAGGCCGGGGTCAGCCGCCGGCCGGTGCCGCGACCGCCGCTGCCGGGCGGGCGGTTCGCAGCCGCGGGCAGGTGGAGCAGGTCTCCGCCGGGCACACGGTGTAGTGCATGCAGCAGCCGATCCGGGTACGGGTCAGCCGCTCGGGACCCGGGTGGTCGTCGGGCAGCCGGCGGAAGGCCGCGCCGCCGGGGAAGGGCGAAAGCGGCCCGGGAAGCAGCCGGGCCGCGAGGTCGGCGCCGCGTTCCTCCTCGCCCAGGGCGCGGCCCAGGTGCCACAGCCCCGACACCAGGTCGTCGCCCACCATGCCCCACAGGGCGCGGGTGCCGCGCCGCAGGTGCGGCCGCAGGGCGGTGAGCAGCGGACGTACGTGGTCGGCGACCGCCCGGCGCAGCTCGGCCCGCAGGTCCTCCTCGCAGTCCAGCACGACGGCCTCCGCGCTGCCGGCCGCCCGGTCGCCGGGCAGGCAGGCGAAGACGCCGGGCGCGACCCGCAGCGTCCCGTCCGGCCCGAGCCGGACGTCGGCCGGACGCAGCCGCGGCACGCGCCGCTCCAGATACCACGGCCCGCTCATCAGCAGCCCGGCCGACCACAGGTAGCCGTGCAGGGCGCGCGAGGCCACCACGTCGTCGCGCGCCGCCACCCCGTAGGCGGCCCGGATCCGGTCGGCTTCGGCCGCCAGCCACGACTGCCGGGCCGAGGCGTCGTACGCCAGCCGGGCGCCGTCGACCCAGTCCTGCCCTGCCGCGCCGCCCGGCGCGGCGACGGTGAGGCCGAGCACGGGGCAGAGCGCGGCCAGCCGCCGGTAGGCCAGGACCAGACTCACGGATGCTCCCCGCAGCATTCTGAAAATAAAGTAAGGCTAGCCTAATCACGATCTTGACGCGCCGGCAACTCAAC is a window of Streptomyces sp. NBC_01477 DNA encoding:
- a CDS encoding iron-sulfur protein, which gives rise to MLRGASVSLVLAYRRLAALCPVLGLTVAAPGGAAGQDWVDGARLAYDASARQSWLAAEADRIRAAYGVAARDDVVASRALHGYLWSAGLLMSGPWYLERRVPRLRPADVRLGPDGTLRVAPGVFACLPGDRAAGSAEAVVLDCEEDLRAELRRAVADHVRPLLTALRPHLRRGTRALWGMVGDDLVSGLWHLGRALGEEERGADLAARLLPGPLSPFPGGAAFRRLPDDHPGPERLTRTRIGCCMHYTVCPAETCSTCPRLRTARPAAAVAAPAGG
- the crcB gene encoding fluoride efflux transporter CrcB; this translates as MAEARSPEVDDEPVDPDVDLRIPAQRAELRAGQAPVIAVVALGGAIGASARYGAGLLWATAPGAFPWTTLVINAAGCAVIGVLMVVITDARAAHRLVRPFFGTGVLGGFTTFSTYAVDVQRLVDRGQARTGLAYLSLTLLTALAAVWAAAALTRRLVRWRRSGVRGGTGRADR
- the crcB gene encoding fluoride efflux transporter CrcB, which encodes MNWILVIAGAVVGAPLRYLTDRRIQAGHDTVFPWGTFTVNVAGCFILGLVTGAVTAGAASSQVQLLVGTGLCGALTTYSTFSYETLRLAESGARFYAVANVVGSVAAGLGAVFTGTAFAQALWA
- a CDS encoding response regulator transcription factor; the protein is MTIRLLIVDDHPVVRDGLRGVFDGDPDFTVAGEAADGAEGVDRAVALAVDVVLMDLRMPRMGGVEAIRLLAGRAPAIRVLVLTTYDTDADVLPAIEAGATGYLLKDAPRGELVRAVHAAHRGEAVLAPTVASRILGHVRAPAAAPAAPETTPTDRELEVLRLVAAGTTNKEAARRLFISEATVKTHLLHLYAKLGVRDRAAAVAAAYKAGLLR
- the nhaA gene encoding Na+/H+ antiporter NhaA, giving the protein MFRGFTTPLTGRTERDRSGVSSPWAYIRTETGSAAVLLAATLAALAWVNIAPDDYATVWETRLSVRLGSHGIDMDLRDWVNSGLMTLFFLVVGLEARREFDMGELRDRRRIPLPLLAGISGMVVPIVIYLAINSGRPSAHGWGTAMSTDTAFALGMLALLGSRFPRRLHTFILTVAVVDDFLALAVIAVAYSDHLSWTPLLVGVGVLVLAVLVRRTGSRRGPVYALLGVVAWVAFLHSGVDPVVVGLLMGLMSYAYPASRDALERASGLFRSFREQPTPELEREARQGIASALSPNDRLQRLYHPWTSYAIVPLFALANAGIEINGSLLSSAFTSPITLGILFGYGLGKPIGIFGASVLATKLSGGRMRPPVGWGAVAGGGAIAGIGFTVSLLIATLAFDGRQLDQAKIGVLSAVVFAMLATSLVALITSRMPKERKARALLGTAEAVVDLAEPVDPERDHVRGPLDAPVTVVEYGDFECPYCGQAEEVVRELLADFGDIRYVWRHLPLPDVHPHAQLAAEASEAAAIQGAFWQMRDLLITRQDALQVKDLLSHARELELDVGAFHEALRARRGAARVEVDVESADLSGVSGTPTFFINGRRHHGAYDIESLSAAVIAARDRAVLIDGAGPGGAG
- a CDS encoding SPFH domain-containing protein; amino-acid sequence: MFGYRVPAPDEAMLISGGRRGLGGAPFRVVTGHGKFVLPIFRKTRFLTLAMCESEVAETCVTRQGIALTVKAVIAFKVGNDHESIVNAGQRFLSDQDQMSILTGRIFAGHLRSIIGSMTVEEIVTERQKLATEVLETSKTEMAKIGLSVDSLQIQSIDDGDTGYIDAMSAPHKAAIQRQAQIAQAQATQASVEAQQVAARNQAEYARQTAVVQAEYSAQVDRAQAQAAQAGPLAQAHAQQEVLAAQTELALRAAELRQQQLVAEIVKPAEAEAERIRVLAVADAERMRIQAAAAASHDRVALDRMIIDQLPQIVKEAAAGLSGANVNVLNGADGLSEIAAGLVSQGLTILDSVRKNLGPDGSPTGSPTGAVEVHGRRKSGGQVDID
- a CDS encoding DUF6296 family protein, yielding MEYPETYELVFHAAAVEDDAVLVHRTDRSGAGGYPIYQDDTGIVRAEISADGEVRMVASGGHQSPDVPLVVRSVPR